A part of Desulfobacter sp. genomic DNA contains:
- the topB gene encoding DNA topoisomerase III, with the protein MTDLILTEKFSVAADFAKALGASKKGNGFFEGNGVTVTWAVGHLVELYEPEDYDPALKKWRLESLPLIPERFQYKPVKKTFSRFRVIRDLLRKKKFGRVVLATDAGREGEVIARTILLESGFKDRSRVYRFWTSQALVPDVVRRTMEKVRPMADYDRLWRAGYYRQVSDWLIGMNCTRVLTIRLKDLFSVGRVQTAVLALLVDRKKERDHFVPQPYWVMTAEFSNEKGAWTGRRFKGKENRIIDREQAEQLYERLNRQGISGSVKSLDRENKREAPPFLFSLTDLQQEANKRFGFPAGKTLDLAQKLYQDRKCLSYPRTDARVLGSQNLDMVQEIIKKLAPVSAGLFEHMDPARLSLANKRVFNDAKLTDHHALIPLKPVPAGAGAEEKRIYDLVLRRFAAAFHPDCRFEVTRLVTLVDNETFATRGKIILEPGWQRVWKPLAGKKEAVDLIPPLVPGDPAGLDRIKLEEKQTRPPAEYTDASLLKDMTNPGRYVEGEAEKKLFRGEVGIGTQSTRAQIIETLIKRQYISRAGKQLLALDKGVFLVEALRKCPVSSRLTSPEETARWEMGLNRIALGEEEDARFLEGIKIFTEQSVTELAGFSFDTASYTPERTAPGLSGQASVPLGKCPGCGKDVTERYKAYSCGDRACGFVIWKRIAGKSISPKMAANLIRYRRSGPFKGFISKKKKRFTASLAIVQEDGKLRVAFEFEPRQEAAPANDAAPVCPVCGGAIIEGKKGYGCSNWRPEQGDCRFVIWKTISGKKLTLANAHTLAAGKTTRPYVFRTGGGEKFKARLRMVEDSGAGFCIALLPESGDRGLWEPGLVPCTRPAG; encoded by the coding sequence ATGACCGACCTCATTCTTACAGAAAAGTTCTCCGTGGCCGCGGATTTTGCAAAGGCCCTGGGGGCCAGCAAAAAGGGCAACGGCTTTTTTGAGGGCAATGGGGTGACCGTGACCTGGGCCGTGGGCCATCTGGTGGAGTTGTATGAGCCTGAGGATTACGACCCCGCCCTGAAAAAATGGCGGCTGGAATCCCTGCCCCTGATACCGGAGCGGTTTCAATATAAGCCCGTCAAAAAGACATTCTCCCGGTTCAGGGTGATCCGGGATCTGCTGCGAAAAAAGAAATTTGGCCGGGTGGTCCTGGCCACGGACGCCGGAAGGGAAGGGGAGGTCATCGCCCGTACCATTCTGCTTGAATCCGGGTTCAAGGACCGGTCCCGTGTCTACAGGTTCTGGACCAGCCAGGCCCTGGTGCCCGATGTGGTGCGGCGGACCATGGAAAAGGTCCGCCCCATGGCAGATTATGACCGGCTTTGGCGGGCCGGATATTACCGCCAGGTCTCGGACTGGCTCATCGGCATGAACTGCACCCGGGTGCTGACCATCCGTTTGAAAGACCTGTTTTCAGTGGGCCGGGTCCAGACCGCTGTTCTGGCCCTGCTGGTGGACCGGAAAAAAGAGCGGGATCATTTCGTTCCCCAGCCCTATTGGGTGATGACGGCCGAATTTTCCAACGAAAAAGGGGCCTGGACCGGACGCCGCTTCAAGGGGAAGGAAAACAGGATCATTGACCGGGAGCAGGCGGAACAACTCTATGAACGGTTGAACCGGCAGGGAATTTCGGGCAGCGTCAAATCCCTTGACCGTGAAAACAAGCGCGAAGCCCCGCCTTTTTTATTTTCCCTTACCGATCTCCAGCAGGAAGCAAACAAGCGGTTCGGGTTTCCGGCCGGGAAGACCCTGGACCTTGCCCAAAAGCTCTACCAGGATCGAAAATGCCTCTCCTACCCCAGGACCGACGCCCGGGTTCTGGGAAGCCAGAATCTCGATATGGTCCAGGAAATCATTAAAAAACTGGCACCGGTGTCTGCCGGCCTGTTCGAGCATATGGACCCGGCCCGCCTTTCCCTGGCCAATAAGCGGGTGTTCAACGATGCCAAACTGACAGACCACCATGCCCTGATTCCGCTCAAGCCTGTGCCGGCAGGGGCCGGGGCCGAAGAAAAGCGGATCTATGACCTGGTACTCCGGCGATTTGCCGCCGCCTTTCACCCGGACTGCCGGTTTGAGGTGACCCGCCTGGTGACCCTGGTGGACAACGAGACCTTTGCCACCCGGGGGAAAATCATTCTGGAACCGGGCTGGCAGAGGGTATGGAAGCCTTTGGCCGGAAAGAAAGAGGCCGTGGACCTGATTCCGCCTCTGGTTCCGGGAGATCCGGCCGGACTGGATAGAATAAAACTTGAGGAAAAGCAGACCCGGCCGCCGGCTGAATATACCGACGCCTCATTGTTGAAAGACATGACCAATCCAGGCCGGTATGTGGAGGGGGAGGCTGAAAAGAAACTCTTTCGGGGGGAGGTGGGGATCGGCACCCAGTCCACCCGGGCCCAGATCATTGAAACCCTGATCAAACGCCAGTATATCAGCAGGGCGGGCAAACAACTCCTGGCGCTGGATAAGGGGGTGTTCCTGGTGGAGGCCCTGCGCAAATGCCCGGTGTCATCACGGCTTACCTCCCCCGAAGAGACGGCCCGGTGGGAGATGGGCCTCAACCGCATCGCCCTGGGGGAAGAAGAGGACGCCCGTTTCCTTGAAGGGATTAAAATCTTTACAGAACAATCCGTGACGGAACTAGCCGGGTTCTCTTTTGATACGGCCTCATATACCCCGGAGCGCACGGCCCCGGGTCTGTCCGGCCAGGCGTCGGTACCCCTGGGCAAATGCCCGGGCTGCGGAAAGGATGTGACCGAAAGGTATAAAGCCTATTCCTGCGGAGACCGGGCCTGCGGTTTTGTGATCTGGAAACGGATAGCCGGTAAGAGCATTTCCCCTAAAATGGCCGCGAACCTGATTCGTTACCGGCGGTCCGGCCCTTTTAAAGGGTTTATTTCGAAAAAGAAAAAACGATTTACAGCCTCCCTTGCCATTGTTCAGGAAGATGGGAAATTAAGGGTCGCCTTTGAATTTGAACCGAGACAGGAGGCGGCACCGGCAAATGATGCGGCCCCGGTTTGTCCGGTCTGCGGGGGGGCCATCATTGAGGGGAAAAAAGGGTATGGATGCAGCAATTGGCGCCCGGAGCAGGGGGATTGCCGATTTGTCATCTGGAAGACCATTTCCGGTAAGAAACTCACCCTGGCCAATGCACATACCCTTGCAGCGGGAAAAACCACACGTCCCTATGTTTTCAGAACCGGCGGGGGCGAAAAATTCAAGGCGAGGCTTCGGATGGTAGAGGATTCCGGAGCCGGATTCTGCATTGCGCTGCTTCCCGAATCCGGAGACCGGGGGTTGTGGGAACCGGGACTTGTGCCCTGCACACGGCCTGCCGGATGA
- a CDS encoding CoA ester lyase: protein MKNSIGTPDSAPARSILSVPGHRPSMHEKARLSKADVVMLDLEDSVPAAEKAKARQAVAKSLNTLDWCNKTLAVRVNSCDTPFCVRDVMETADAAGKNIDYLVLPKVNSAGDIHFLDRLLTGIELEKGLDREIAMEAAIETARGMEEIRNIARASRRLQALSFGVADYTASVGAGLASVSGHGENEAEIYPGHRWHFPLSRMVMAAKASGLAAVDAPFGNFKDLQGLKASARRARALGCDGKWAIHPDQIPVINEIFSPLPEEIHRARIILEAAEQAGPGRGAVAVQGKMVDRATVRLARELMARAGALGLAD, encoded by the coding sequence ATGAAAAATTCAATAGGCACCCCCGATTCAGCACCCGCCAGATCCATCCTTTCCGTTCCCGGCCACAGGCCGTCCATGCATGAAAAGGCGAGATTATCAAAAGCGGATGTTGTCATGCTGGACCTGGAAGATTCCGTTCCGGCTGCAGAAAAGGCAAAGGCCCGGCAGGCCGTAGCGAAATCCCTGAATACGCTTGACTGGTGCAACAAGACCCTCGCCGTTAGAGTCAACAGCTGTGATACGCCTTTTTGCGTCAGGGACGTAATGGAAACAGCAGACGCAGCAGGAAAAAACATTGATTACCTGGTGCTGCCCAAGGTGAATTCAGCAGGGGACATCCATTTTCTGGACCGGCTGCTCACAGGCATTGAACTGGAAAAAGGTCTGGACAGGGAAATTGCCATGGAAGCAGCCATCGAAACCGCCCGGGGGATGGAAGAAATAAGGAATATCGCCCGGGCATCAAGGCGACTCCAGGCCCTCTCCTTCGGTGTAGCAGACTACACCGCTTCAGTGGGCGCCGGCCTGGCTTCCGTATCGGGCCACGGTGAAAATGAAGCGGAAATCTACCCGGGACACCGCTGGCATTTTCCCTTGAGCCGTATGGTCATGGCGGCCAAAGCGTCCGGGCTGGCCGCCGTGGACGCGCCCTTTGGCAATTTCAAAGATCTACAGGGGCTGAAGGCCTCTGCCCGCCGGGCCCGGGCGCTGGGCTGCGACGGGAAATGGGCCATTCACCCGGACCAGATCCCTGTCATCAATGAAATTTTCTCTCCGCTTCCCGAGGAAATCCATCGGGCCCGGATCATTCTTGAGGCGGCAGAACAGGCCGGACCGGGGCGGGGAGCCGTTGCCGTGCAGGGAAAAATGGTGGACCGGGCCACCGTCCGCCTGGCCAGGGAACTCATGGCCAGGGCAGGCGCATTGGGACTGGCAGATTAA
- a CDS encoding LysR family transcriptional regulator produces the protein MGLNWDDLRYFLALHRKKSLNGAAAELNVTHTTVSRRITALEATLETRLFLRTEKGSHLTPAGEKLLPFAEQLENTTMNLEESVAGCNNLISGAIRIGAPDGLGNCYLAARLGKLQSRHSSLAVELVPIPAYYSLSKREIDILITVRKPLRGNVVVRRLARYRLGLFASRAYLESAPPARCKQDLKHHTFVGYIDDLLFDNELNFMDEILPGLNVAFRSSTVMAQLAAVASGAGIGVIPFFMSADRDDLIPVLSEICIERSYWLQVNPDSRQLARVRTAMDFLVAQVAADKALFMNAP, from the coding sequence ATGGGGTTAAACTGGGACGATTTGCGGTACTTTCTGGCATTGCACAGAAAAAAATCCCTGAACGGGGCGGCGGCGGAACTGAATGTGACCCACACCACGGTCTCACGACGGATCACCGCCCTGGAAGCGACCCTGGAAACCCGGCTGTTTCTGCGCACGGAGAAAGGCTCACACCTCACCCCGGCAGGGGAAAAGCTGCTCCCCTTTGCCGAACAGCTGGAAAACACCACCATGAACCTTGAAGAATCGGTTGCCGGCTGCAACAACCTGATCTCAGGTGCCATCCGCATCGGCGCCCCGGACGGCCTGGGCAATTGTTACCTGGCCGCCCGCCTGGGCAAGCTCCAGTCCAGGCACAGCAGCCTGGCGGTCGAACTGGTGCCCATTCCGGCCTATTACAGCCTTTCCAAGCGGGAAATCGATATCCTGATCACCGTACGCAAACCCCTCAGGGGAAATGTGGTCGTACGCCGGCTGGCCCGGTACCGCCTGGGACTGTTCGCCTCAAGGGCCTACCTTGAATCCGCTCCACCGGCAAGGTGCAAACAGGACCTTAAGCACCACACCTTTGTGGGCTATATTGATGACCTGCTTTTTGACAATGAATTGAACTTTATGGACGAAATCCTTCCAGGCCTGAATGTGGCATTCCGCAGTTCAACGGTAATGGCCCAGCTGGCTGCCGTTGCATCCGGTGCCGGCATCGGGGTGATTCCTTTTTTCATGTCAGCGGACCGTGACGATCTGATCCCGGTGCTGTCGGAAATCTGCATTGAACGATCCTACTGGCTCCAGGTGAATCCGGATTCAAGGCAGCTGGCCAGGGTCAGGACGGCAATGGATTTTCTTGTTGCCCAGGTGGCGGCTGACAAGGCCTTATTTATGAACGCGCCCTAA
- a CDS encoding MFS transporter produces MGFEITKWMIFAILILTYILVYFHRMAPGVVSEFLMASFKVSGAGLGTLSAIYFFVYAVMQIPSGIIADTLGTRTSIVYGNIIAGAGSILFGVAGSFEMACAGRFLVGLGVSVVFVSIMKNNSVWFHERVFGLMSGVTLLFGNLGSVLAAGPLAQILTVFEWRRVFIGIGCASLVLALLGRVVVRNRPQDLGFSPPNAYGGHSADRPLSRNWLTNFNTVVRVPAIWPGFWVQLGMVGALYSFMGLWGVPYLRDVHGLNREYAADHMTVMLLSFAAGSLFFGWFSDRLGRRRPLVIAGTALYTLSWLVFMYGAWRPGIHSFVLFGVLGFAGASFVLTFAAAKEIIHPDLSGMAVSVVNTGCFVGTALMQPLFGFIADLTWDGAIENGIRIYGAADYHNGFTAMLVFTLIALGASFAIKETRCRNIYG; encoded by the coding sequence ATGGGGTTTGAGATTACGAAATGGATGATTTTCGCCATACTGATCCTGACCTATATCCTGGTCTATTTCCACCGTATGGCCCCCGGGGTGGTCTCTGAATTCTTAATGGCAAGTTTTAAGGTTTCAGGGGCCGGTCTGGGAACCCTCTCCGCCATTTATTTTTTTGTTTATGCGGTCATGCAAATCCCATCTGGCATCATCGCCGATACCCTGGGGACCCGGACGTCCATTGTTTACGGCAATATCATTGCCGGCGCCGGTTCCATTCTTTTCGGCGTTGCCGGTTCCTTTGAAATGGCCTGTGCCGGCCGTTTTCTGGTGGGGCTGGGGGTGTCGGTGGTATTTGTCTCCATCATGAAAAACAATTCCGTCTGGTTCCATGAACGGGTATTCGGACTCATGAGCGGCGTGACCCTGCTTTTCGGCAACCTGGGCTCGGTGCTGGCCGCCGGCCCCCTGGCTCAGATCCTGACGGTGTTTGAGTGGCGTAGGGTGTTCATCGGCATCGGATGCGCCTCCCTGGTCCTCGCCCTGCTGGGGCGGGTGGTGGTGAGAAACCGTCCCCAAGACCTGGGATTCAGTCCGCCCAACGCCTATGGCGGGCACAGCGCTGACCGTCCCCTTTCCCGGAACTGGCTGACAAATTTCAACACCGTTGTCCGTGTACCGGCCATCTGGCCCGGATTCTGGGTACAATTGGGCATGGTGGGGGCGCTTTATTCCTTTATGGGGCTGTGGGGCGTGCCTTATCTTCGGGATGTCCACGGCCTGAACCGGGAATATGCTGCCGATCACATGACGGTGATGCTTCTGAGTTTTGCCGCAGGGTCCCTGTTTTTCGGCTGGTTTTCAGATCGGCTGGGCCGTCGCCGCCCCCTGGTCATCGCCGGTACAGCCCTGTATACCCTTTCCTGGCTGGTTTTCATGTATGGCGCGTGGCGGCCCGGAATCCACAGCTTTGTCCTCTTCGGCGTCCTGGGATTTGCCGGGGCCTCCTTTGTGCTCACCTTTGCCGCCGCCAAGGAAATCATCCATCCGGACCTCTCGGGTATGGCTGTGAGTGTGGTGAACACCGGATGTTTTGTGGGCACGGCCCTGATGCAGCCCCTCTTCGGTTTCATTGCGGATCTGACCTGGGACGGGGCCATTGAAAACGGAATCCGCATCTATGGGGCGGCAGATTACCACAACGGTTTTACAGCCATGCTGGTTTTTACCCTTATCGCCCTTGGGGCGTCCTTCGCCATAAAAGAGACCCGGTGCCGGAATATTTACGGTTAG
- a CDS encoding antibiotic biosynthesis monooxygenase has protein sequence MAVSIVIRRMVKNEETAEKLAPLIVQLRSKAMVQPGFITGQTFSCLDCEGEYMVISTWDTLEDWNRWMHNEDRKVIQQQVDELLGERTGYRYYEPVVGGITPKFDVSP, from the coding sequence ATGGCAGTTTCAATCGTAATCAGACGAATGGTAAAAAACGAGGAAACCGCAGAGAAGCTTGCGCCCCTCATTGTACAACTCAGGTCCAAGGCAATGGTACAGCCCGGCTTCATCACCGGCCAGACTTTCAGTTGTCTGGACTGCGAAGGGGAGTACATGGTCATCAGCACCTGGGACACCCTGGAGGACTGGAACCGTTGGATGCATAATGAAGACCGCAAGGTCATTCAGCAACAGGTGGACGAGCTTCTGGGTGAGCGGACAGGCTACCGGTACTACGAGCCTGTGGTGGGCGGCATCACCCCCAAGTTTGATGTGAGTCCCTGA
- a CDS encoding universal stress protein — protein sequence MSVKILIPYNFTPNDSRAVDFVGERYSERQGVEVTLFHAYTPVPEMDIKDTPVMKKVIHNTAVLQLKQDERKKALEEVREQLMAHGIAGHHVNCIFKPVRKDVAADIIGLWKEGKYDVVVLNRNPGNIVNFFSRSISKQIVRHIEGGIGVHIVN from the coding sequence ATGTCAGTTAAGATTTTAATCCCCTATAATTTTACCCCAAACGATAGCAGGGCCGTTGATTTTGTGGGTGAGCGGTATTCGGAACGGCAGGGGGTGGAGGTGACCCTTTTTCACGCATACACCCCGGTACCGGAGATGGATATCAAAGACACCCCTGTGATGAAAAAAGTGATTCACAATACCGCTGTGCTCCAGCTTAAGCAGGACGAGCGCAAAAAAGCCCTGGAAGAAGTCCGGGAGCAGCTCATGGCCCACGGGATTGCAGGCCACCATGTGAACTGTATTTTTAAGCCGGTGCGAAAGGATGTGGCTGCGGATATCATCGGGCTCTGGAAGGAGGGAAAGTATGATGTGGTGGTACTCAACCGGAATCCCGGCAATATCGTGAATTTCTTCAGCCGCAGTATTTCAAAACAGATCGTCCGCCATATTGAGGGCGGCATCGGCGTTCACATTGTCAACTAG
- a CDS encoding GAF domain-containing protein — protein MTASENKLELEHFKMIVDAVFDQNNPTLMASRMTQMMVSVMGVKGVTIFAVNPRKQALEVLATEGLSIEYVNKGPILTDQSIRLAPNLKSVIIEDTLDSDQLQYPEKAEQEGIRAIVSLPVNLRGKIIGALRVYHSEPWKVSGGDLIYLNLLTRYIGMALRYFRMAAVVQCTKDTFDDIHPVWL, from the coding sequence ATGACAGCATCAGAAAATAAACTGGAACTGGAGCATTTTAAAATGATCGTGGATGCCGTGTTTGACCAGAATAACCCCACGCTTATGGCATCCCGGATGACCCAGATGATGGTATCGGTCATGGGGGTAAAAGGGGTCACTATTTTTGCGGTAAATCCAAGGAAACAGGCCCTGGAGGTCCTTGCCACAGAGGGGCTGAGTATAGAGTATGTCAACAAGGGGCCGATTCTGACGGACCAGAGCATCAGGCTTGCGCCCAATCTTAAATCCGTGATCATTGAGGATACCCTGGACAGCGACCAGCTCCAATACCCGGAAAAGGCGGAACAAGAAGGGATACGCGCCATAGTTTCCCTGCCGGTGAATTTAAGGGGGAAAATCATCGGGGCCCTGAGGGTCTACCATTCAGAGCCCTGGAAGGTCAGCGGGGGAGACCTGATCTACCTGAACCTGCTGACCCGGTATATCGGCATGGCCCTGCGGTATTTCAGGATGGCCGCGGTAGTCCAGTGCACCAAGGATACCTTTGACGATATCCACCCCGTATGGCTGTGA
- a CDS encoding tetratricopeptide repeat protein, with the protein MATPSILVSTENTKDQINLLKILKKIGYTSIITAQGGENAWELLKETDIACVIAAYEMDEMSGLALLKILRKEERLGDIPFFLTDEAFTKIKVIKAGQAGVSGLLVIPYDPKVMKNKLTMAMGKVKDPVIQKSEQTVEQGMALIEKKEYKKALKLFQALVSKKENPEYYYNIGYIKTAQNKHPEAIEAFSKATQLDRLFVKAYEAMAKTYRAMGDAQKAEEYAQTAAEIYMDTDKLGEAEELLTELLESGSNSLNVFNTLGVLHRKKGNMKEAMQQYKKALKVHPDEPYIYYNIGRLYLDTKNTTKAKAYFQAALDKDHGFDEAKQVIKAIDLGLI; encoded by the coding sequence ATGGCCACCCCGTCAATCCTTGTGAGTACAGAGAATACCAAAGACCAGATCAATCTCCTGAAAATTTTAAAAAAAATAGGCTACACCAGCATTATTACCGCCCAGGGCGGAGAAAACGCATGGGAACTGCTCAAAGAGACGGACATAGCCTGCGTTATTGCCGCCTATGAAATGGATGAAATGTCCGGACTGGCCCTGCTGAAAATCCTGAGGAAAGAAGAGCGGCTGGGGGATATCCCCTTCTTTCTCACGGATGAGGCTTTCACCAAAATCAAGGTAATCAAAGCGGGGCAGGCAGGTGTCAGCGGCCTGCTGGTTATCCCTTACGACCCCAAGGTCATGAAAAACAAACTGACCATGGCCATGGGCAAGGTGAAGGATCCGGTGATCCAGAAAAGCGAACAGACCGTTGAACAAGGCATGGCGCTCATTGAGAAAAAAGAATACAAAAAGGCCCTCAAACTCTTTCAAGCCCTGGTCAGCAAAAAGGAAAACCCGGAATACTACTACAATATCGGCTACATCAAAACCGCCCAGAACAAACACCCCGAGGCCATTGAGGCCTTTTCCAAGGCCACCCAGCTGGACCGGCTTTTTGTCAAGGCCTATGAAGCCATGGCAAAGACCTACCGGGCCATGGGAGATGCCCAGAAAGCGGAAGAATATGCCCAGACTGCCGCAGAAATCTATATGGACACGGATAAACTGGGAGAGGCCGAAGAACTGTTGACCGAACTGCTGGAATCCGGTTCAAATTCCCTGAATGTCTTCAATACCCTGGGGGTCCTCCATCGGAAAAAAGGCAATATGAAAGAGGCCATGCAGCAGTATAAAAAGGCACTCAAGGTTCATCCGGACGAGCCGTATATCTATTACAATATCGGCCGGCTCTACCTGGACACCAAGAATACGACCAAGGCCAAGGCCTATTTCCAGGCGGCCCTGGACAAGGACCACGGTTTTGACGAGGCCAAACAGGTGATCAAGGCCATCGACCTGGGACTGATCTGA
- a CDS encoding class I adenylate cyclase, which translates to MDQETPPENTLAAKLEKMKSAFSNYNVVRMREALRYLSGPKLKLFIQIPFLIHVNQPKYPGFVPGKPEACGIYNFENSGFCKEGLKQGQMPAAALPRESASQDPGILGLYHIGSLGTFTQSPQSDFDYWVIIDKTRFTEKRYYNLEKKLNHIVKYSREEFDQEVTFFIMDQADISRDCYAGFDTPETMIAPKLFLKEEFYRTFLMIAGKIPLWTILPGNMPKGAYTRLVDRLSQSRELSPLLKDFIDLGKVEIPEQKEILQGLSWHICKSREDPVKALIKATMILSHSAGKETDTMLLCDELKQGFSDAGIDDYEGDPYKIVFDRVLSFHEAHDPEGLSLIKNAIFFRLCEYPNVKIPEPGSPKKQLLDRYIRTWNLTPAQVRKLVSYPDWAEEEKRLLDTTFIKRLAQMYRQADQETPPTDDSPDPILERNLKILTHKVLERLNTSQNKIPASSNYLTRQAFEFFLFREQPPGEWALSGYLAGGAREITLYRSRTLLGLVGWMIENRLYHRNKAHIKVDVKRKLFESRDDSVSADALYLALQPVKPLSDDGFEHPARWTKIMVLLTAGDTDGGISRIELLAVNSWGEMFEDQLRLDTTDKLTHRYKTIADKINQYKGEAVRLFFYQLSERRDPDAVYEIKQLLAARFLTNRPDTPVRKRPLLDKL; encoded by the coding sequence ATGGACCAGGAAACACCCCCTGAAAATACATTGGCGGCCAAATTGGAAAAAATGAAATCCGCCTTTTCCAACTATAATGTGGTGCGGATGCGCGAAGCCCTGCGCTACCTCTCCGGCCCCAAACTGAAACTCTTTATCCAGATTCCCTTTCTCATCCACGTCAATCAGCCCAAATATCCGGGATTTGTGCCGGGAAAACCCGAGGCCTGCGGTATATACAACTTTGAAAACTCAGGGTTCTGCAAAGAAGGGCTCAAGCAGGGGCAGATGCCGGCCGCTGCCCTTCCCCGGGAAAGTGCCAGCCAGGATCCCGGCATCCTGGGATTATACCATATCGGTTCCCTGGGCACCTTTACCCAGTCGCCCCAGTCCGACTTTGACTACTGGGTCATCATCGACAAAACCCGGTTTACCGAAAAACGGTATTACAATCTGGAAAAAAAGCTCAACCACATCGTGAAATATTCAAGGGAGGAATTCGACCAGGAAGTTACCTTTTTCATCATGGACCAGGCCGACATCAGCAGGGACTGCTATGCCGGATTTGATACCCCCGAAACCATGATTGCCCCGAAACTTTTTCTCAAAGAGGAATTTTACCGGACATTCTTGATGATTGCCGGGAAAATCCCCCTGTGGACCATCCTGCCCGGCAACATGCCCAAAGGCGCCTATACCCGCCTGGTGGACCGCCTCTCCCAAAGCAGGGAGCTTTCCCCGCTGTTAAAGGATTTCATAGATCTGGGCAAGGTTGAAATCCCGGAGCAAAAGGAAATTCTCCAGGGCCTTAGCTGGCACATCTGCAAGTCAAGGGAGGATCCGGTCAAGGCCCTGATCAAGGCCACCATGATACTCTCCCACAGTGCCGGGAAAGAGACCGATACCATGCTGCTCTGCGATGAGCTTAAACAGGGATTTTCAGACGCAGGGATTGATGATTACGAAGGGGATCCCTATAAAATTGTATTCGACAGGGTCCTATCCTTCCATGAGGCCCACGACCCGGAAGGCCTGAGCCTGATTAAAAACGCCATTTTCTTCCGGCTCTGCGAATACCCCAATGTAAAAATCCCGGAGCCGGGTTCACCCAAAAAGCAGCTGCTGGACCGGTATATCAGGACCTGGAACCTAACCCCGGCCCAGGTCCGCAAGCTGGTCTCCTACCCCGACTGGGCGGAAGAAGAAAAGAGGCTGCTGGATACCACCTTTATCAAACGCCTGGCCCAGATGTACCGCCAGGCCGATCAAGAAACACCACCAACAGATGACAGTCCTGACCCCATATTGGAAAGAAACCTGAAGATTCTCACCCATAAGGTACTGGAACGGCTGAACACCAGCCAGAACAAGATCCCGGCCAGTTCCAACTATCTGACCCGGCAGGCCTTTGAATTCTTCCTTTTCAGGGAGCAGCCACCCGGGGAATGGGCCCTGAGCGGGTACCTTGCAGGGGGCGCCCGGGAAATCACCCTGTACCGGTCCAGAACCCTGCTGGGCCTTGTGGGGTGGATGATCGAAAACCGCCTCTACCACAGGAACAAAGCCCATATTAAGGTGGATGTAAAACGAAAGCTCTTTGAAAGCCGTGATGATTCGGTATCTGCAGATGCCCTCTACCTGGCCCTGCAGCCCGTAAAGCCCCTGTCAGACGACGGATTTGAGCACCCGGCCCGGTGGACAAAAATTATGGTTCTCCTGACGGCCGGGGACACAGACGGGGGAATATCCAGGATTGAACTATTAGCGGTAAATTCCTGGGGGGAAATGTTCGAGGACCAATTGAGACTTGACACCACGGACAAGTTGACCCATAGATATAAAACCATTGCGGATAAAATCAACCAATACAAGGGGGAGGCCGTCCGGCTGTTTTTTTACCAGTTGTCGGAACGGCGTGATCCGGATGCTGTATACGAAATCAAGCAGTTGCTGGCTGCCAGATTCCTCACCAACCGCCCCGACACCCCCGTTAGGAAACGTCCCCTGCTGGACAAATTATAG